A stretch of Thermodesulfobacteriota bacterium DNA encodes these proteins:
- the nrfD gene encoding NrfD/PsrC family molybdoenzyme membrane anchor subunit: MLELAIKGSKKYYGWLAVLLVIIGVGFLVYLKQLDFGLGITGMTRDVSWGFYIAQFTFLVGVAAGGVMVVLPYYLHDYKAFGKVTILGEFLAIASVVMCLLFIIVDLGQPMRLFNVPLYPTPNSVLFWDMIVLNVYLFLNIIIGWNVLEAERNNVHYQAWLKPLIYISIPWAVSIHTVTAYLYCGLPGRGFWMTAILAPRFLSSAFAAGPALLILLCLIIRRVTNYDPGKEQIQSLAKIVAYAISINVFFFLCEIFTVFYANIPEHTDHIKYLFVGLHGHGVLVPWMWTSMVLMVISIILLVNPITRKNESILIVACITTFVGTWIDKGLGMISGGFVPSPLHHVNEYVPTIPEVLIALGVWATGFLVLTLLFKIAVSVKEEVRA; this comes from the coding sequence ATGCTTGAATTAGCAATCAAAGGCAGCAAAAAATATTATGGGTGGTTGGCGGTTCTGCTTGTTATAATCGGGGTTGGATTTCTCGTTTATCTGAAGCAGCTCGATTTTGGCCTGGGCATTACCGGTATGACCCGGGATGTATCCTGGGGATTTTATATCGCCCAGTTTACCTTCTTGGTTGGTGTGGCCGCAGGGGGTGTGATGGTGGTTTTGCCATACTATCTGCATGATTATAAGGCCTTTGGAAAGGTGACCATTTTGGGCGAGTTTCTCGCCATTGCCTCCGTGGTGATGTGCCTGTTATTTATTATCGTCGACCTTGGCCAGCCCATGAGGCTTTTTAACGTTCCGCTTTATCCCACGCCGAATTCCGTTCTTTTCTGGGATATGATCGTATTGAATGTATATCTTTTCTTAAATATTATTATCGGCTGGAATGTGCTGGAAGCCGAGAGGAATAATGTTCACTACCAGGCATGGCTCAAACCGCTGATATATATTTCCATCCCCTGGGCGGTGAGCATCCATACGGTTACCGCCTATCTTTACTGCGGTCTTCCGGGCAGAGGATTCTGGATGACAGCTATTTTAGCTCCCAGGTTTCTTTCTTCCGCCTTTGCAGCCGGTCCGGCACTATTGATTCTGTTATGCCTGATTATCCGAAGGGTGACCAATTACGACCCGGGGAAGGAACAGATTCAGTCTCTGGCCAAGATCGTGGCCTATGCAATTTCAATTAATGTGTTTTTCTTTCTCTGCGAAATTTTTACTGTCTTTTATGCCAACATTCCCGAGCATACCGATCATATTAAATACCTTTTTGTCGGTCTTCACGGACACGGTGTGCTGGTGCCCTGGATGTGGACCTCCATGGTTTTGATGGTGATCAGTATTATTTTGCTGGTGAATCCAATCACGCGTAAAAACGAAAGCATTCTGATTGTCGCCTGCATCACCACTTTTGTCGGCACCTGGATCGACAAAGGGCTTGGCATGATCTCCGGCGGTTTTGTACCCAGCCCCTTACACCATGTGAATGAATATGTTCCGACCATACCTGAAGTTCTGATCGCACTCGGTGTCTGGGCCACCGGATTTTTGGTGTTAACCCTCCTGTTTAAAATCGCGGTTTCAGTAAAGGAAGAAGTTCGCGCATAA
- a CDS encoding DMT family transporter: MVEQKITNLKLPLSGALFTAFICILFGSNAVAIKMTLEGIGVFTSAGMRFGVASLVISLWALSTRKPFVIRKGQFYPMLIIGMIFFVQLSLFYFGISRTNASRATLFVNLQPFFLLVLAHYFIAEDAISTRKLLGILVGFSGVAFVFLEKKGITADFQTGDLIVLCAAFLWACNGIYTKRIIANFEPFHLVLYPMMIATPLFFLAGFLFDGSMISEINPRVTLSLLYQAVVTGSFGFIAWITMLKKYGAVALHSFIFIMPVAGVLLGGLVLREPITAKIMLALLLIVSGIFIVNLKWVHAPT; the protein is encoded by the coding sequence ATGGTTGAACAAAAAATTACCAACCTCAAGCTGCCACTCTCCGGCGCTCTTTTTACCGCCTTTATCTGCATCCTGTTCGGATCCAATGCGGTGGCGATAAAGATGACCCTTGAAGGAATAGGTGTTTTCACCTCAGCCGGGATGCGATTCGGCGTGGCATCGCTGGTAATTAGTCTATGGGCTCTGTCCACACGTAAGCCTTTTGTCATAAGAAAAGGACAATTCTACCCCATGCTCATTATTGGCATGATATTTTTTGTTCAACTGTCCCTTTTTTATTTTGGCATCAGCAGAACCAATGCCTCCCGGGCCACACTGTTTGTCAACCTGCAGCCTTTTTTCCTTCTGGTTTTGGCACATTATTTCATTGCTGAAGATGCCATATCAACAAGAAAGCTGTTGGGCATTCTGGTGGGTTTTTCCGGGGTGGCTTTTGTATTCCTGGAAAAGAAGGGAATCACTGCGGATTTTCAAACCGGTGACCTGATCGTTTTATGTGCCGCTTTTCTGTGGGCCTGCAATGGGATTTATACCAAAAGAATTATCGCAAACTTTGAACCGTTTCATCTCGTGCTATATCCAATGATGATCGCCACCCCGCTGTTTTTTCTGGCAGGCTTTCTCTTCGATGGCAGCATGATATCGGAAATAAACCCGAGGGTGACTTTATCGTTATTATATCAGGCTGTTGTAACCGGATCCTTTGGTTTTATCGCCTGGATTACCATGCTAAAAAAATACGGTGCCGTCGCTTTGCATTCTTTTATTTTCATTATGCCGGTGGCGGGTGTGCTGCTGGGTGGACTTGTTTTGCGAGAACCGATCACTGCAAAAATTATGCTGGCACTGCTGCTTATCGTTTCGGGAATCTTTATCGTGAATCTAAAATGGGTTCATGCACCCACATAA
- a CDS encoding FapA family protein, which translates to MARHLKLYNQQFGDTAARIGLISQAQLNEARRHQKELQEKTKNDVSLGQVLLQLGHITEEQRAAIIAMLALSEDNQKSGESKALREKAKILFRELGLYNQRFGDLAMKLGFISEGQLKKSLEIQRKVQEKIKNDVPLSRVLEELKYLSEEQKAAILAVQGLTVETAPGSEKAKSGVEGFGPGAENGESDDEQILPGKQEPKEDEEQVKIHEYFLVDVSEDKLTARLMPNARDHEELVFEDVLKLIEAEGIKHGLVEKAVILSFFKDESEEPKTLTIAKGYPAGEGKDPEIVYHFETNPLTAGKLMEDGTIDWKDRGEIPQVDEGNLLVEIIPGINGTVGMDVFGNEIPALPIAKVSLKAGKGVKKSKDGNRFFAGAKGTPQLSRNDTLIVSPVLNIPGDIGVETGHVEFNGHIEVEGTVQSGYRVRGESFRAQSIDNAELHVSGDVVVTGGIFNSKINCEGNLNAVHVHNSDINSGGDLVVETEITESRIELYGICKVENGTIISSEIAAREGIIAKNVGTAVSKPSDLNVGVDHILRRKISGLKKLFSKTGRRKKDLTPQIETLKAQSDQINGELGEVAQKQDRYMVQLRQLKEKFKDHESIDEGLKAKYEKAIAELEAERSAIDTVVEELMKKDSEIETTIADLEEEATELAEDLTELEEKIEMLREKRETEKGKPVVKVSGDLFHGTKISGPKSKLTFKDDCAHVNIFETNKTKEGQSTRWHMKINPLR; encoded by the coding sequence ATGGCTCGACATCTCAAACTCTACAACCAACAGTTTGGTGATACCGCCGCGCGGATAGGATTGATTAGCCAGGCGCAATTGAATGAAGCACGGAGGCACCAGAAAGAATTACAGGAAAAAACAAAAAACGATGTATCCCTGGGACAAGTATTGCTGCAGCTCGGGCATATTACTGAAGAGCAACGAGCTGCCATTATAGCAATGCTGGCTCTGTCAGAAGACAACCAGAAAAGCGGTGAAAGCAAGGCTCTGCGTGAGAAAGCCAAGATACTGTTTAGGGAACTGGGGCTTTACAACCAGCGCTTCGGAGATCTTGCCATGAAGCTGGGATTCATTTCTGAGGGCCAGCTTAAAAAATCTTTAGAAATTCAAAGGAAGGTACAAGAAAAAATAAAGAACGACGTCCCCCTCAGCCGGGTTTTGGAAGAACTTAAATATCTCTCAGAGGAGCAAAAGGCGGCAATACTTGCAGTGCAGGGCCTGACTGTGGAAACTGCGCCCGGTAGCGAAAAAGCCAAATCAGGTGTCGAAGGATTCGGACCTGGTGCCGAAAATGGTGAATCCGACGATGAACAAATCTTACCCGGCAAACAGGAACCCAAAGAAGATGAAGAACAGGTTAAGATTCATGAATATTTTTTGGTGGATGTTAGTGAAGATAAGTTGACTGCCAGGTTGATGCCGAACGCCCGGGATCATGAGGAACTGGTTTTTGAAGATGTGCTCAAGTTGATTGAAGCGGAAGGGATTAAACATGGTCTTGTTGAGAAGGCTGTGATCCTAAGCTTTTTTAAAGATGAATCTGAAGAACCTAAAACACTGACAATAGCTAAGGGCTATCCTGCTGGAGAAGGAAAAGATCCGGAGATTGTGTATCACTTTGAAACCAACCCGCTCACAGCCGGTAAGTTGATGGAAGATGGAACTATCGACTGGAAAGATCGAGGGGAAATACCCCAGGTCGATGAAGGAAATCTTCTCGTGGAGATAATACCCGGTATTAATGGTACGGTTGGGATGGATGTGTTCGGGAATGAAATTCCTGCGCTACCGATCGCGAAAGTAAGTCTGAAAGCCGGTAAAGGGGTGAAAAAATCCAAGGACGGTAATCGTTTTTTTGCCGGTGCCAAAGGGACCCCGCAACTGTCTCGAAATGATACACTGATTGTTTCTCCGGTACTCAACATACCAGGCGATATAGGCGTCGAAACCGGACACGTTGAATTTAATGGGCATATTGAAGTGGAAGGCACCGTTCAAAGCGGTTACCGGGTGAGGGGTGAGAGTTTCAGAGCCCAGAGTATCGACAATGCAGAACTCCATGTCAGTGGAGACGTTGTGGTGACCGGCGGGATTTTCAACTCAAAGATCAACTGCGAGGGCAATTTGAATGCCGTGCATGTGCACAATTCCGACATCAATTCCGGCGGTGACCTCGTTGTTGAAACGGAAATTACTGAATCCAGGATTGAATTATATGGGATTTGCAAGGTGGAGAACGGCACCATTATATCTTCCGAAATTGCCGCCCGGGAGGGAATTATCGCTAAGAACGTAGGGACCGCCGTGTCAAAACCCTCTGACCTGAATGTCGGGGTTGACCACATACTGCGCCGGAAAATTTCGGGGCTCAAAAAATTGTTTTCAAAAACGGGCCGGAGAAAGAAGGACCTCACGCCCCAAATCGAAACCCTGAAGGCCCAGTCCGACCAGATAAACGGAGAACTCGGGGAGGTCGCCCAGAAACAAGACCGATACATGGTGCAGTTGAGGCAATTAAAAGAAAAATTCAAGGATCATGAAAGCATTGATGAAGGACTGAAAGCTAAATATGAAAAGGCGATCGCAGAACTTGAAGCAGAACGCAGCGCAATAGACACAGTCGTGGAAGAGCTGATGAAGAAAGACAGCGAAATCGAAACTACCATTGCGGACCTTGAAGAGGAGGCGACTGAACTTGCTGAAGACTTGACGGAACTCGAAGAAAAAATTGAGATGCTACGGGAAAAGCGGGAAACAGAAAAGGGGAAACCGGTTGTGAAGGTTTCCGGGGATCTTTTTCACGGCACTAAAATTTCAGGTCCTAAATCAAAGCTCACCTTCAAGGACGATTGTGCCCATGTCAACATTTTTGAAACCAATAAAACTAAAGAGGGTCAATCTACCCGGTGGCATATGAAAATCAACCCCCTGCGGTGA
- a CDS encoding cupin, with protein MPIKINKPTVIEAAGNKPKRIEEYIGLVNSDTTALSIARMVSPQGWVEPGQQPEFTEYTVVLKGMLRVKTESGELDVHAGEAIIVNKNEWVKYSTPNAGGAEYIAVCLPAFSPDTVHRAGE; from the coding sequence ATGCCAATAAAAATAAATAAGCCAACAGTTATTGAAGCAGCCGGCAACAAACCCAAGAGAATTGAAGAATATATTGGGTTGGTTAACTCCGATACCACAGCCTTGAGTATCGCTCGCATGGTCAGTCCCCAAGGTTGGGTAGAGCCTGGGCAGCAGCCGGAATTTACCGAGTATACAGTGGTTCTAAAAGGAATGTTGAGGGTAAAAACTGAATCGGGCGAGTTGGATGTACATGCGGGTGAAGCTATTATTGTTAATAAAAATGAATGGGTTAAATATAGCACACCAAATGCGGGCGGTGCCGAATATATAGCTGTTTGTTTGCCGGCATTTTCTCCTGATACAGTTCATCGGGCGGGTGAATAA
- a CDS encoding pyrimidine dimer DNA glycosylase/endonuclease V, giving the protein MNIFILDENIEKCAEYHCDQHVVKMILESVQMLCTALNKKGFSTPYKSTHIKHPCVLWVEKSFDNFSWLQNLAAALNNEYRFRFEKETDHKSMSVLREISNYDYENLGLTEFAQAMPEKYKVPGDAIKAYRHFYLAEKMSFAKWTKRNIPYWVLGPQHNVEKST; this is encoded by the coding sequence ATGAATATATTTATTCTGGATGAAAATATTGAAAAATGCGCAGAGTATCATTGTGACCAACACGTGGTGAAAATGATACTTGAGAGCGTGCAGATGTTATGCACGGCGTTAAATAAAAAAGGGTTTTCTACACCATACAAGTCGACCCACATAAAACATCCATGTGTGCTTTGGGTAGAAAAGTCATTCGACAATTTTTCCTGGCTGCAAAATCTTGCAGCCGCACTTAATAATGAATACCGATTCAGATTTGAAAAAGAAACAGACCACAAATCAATGTCTGTTCTTCGGGAAATTTCGAATTATGACTACGAAAATCTGGGCTTGACCGAATTTGCTCAAGCCATGCCCGAAAAATATAAAGTTCCTGGAGATGCAATTAAGGCATACAGACATTTTTACCTGGCAGAGAAGATGTCTTTTGCGAAATGGACTAAAAGAAATATCCCTTACTGGGTTTTAGGGCCTCAGCATAACGTTGAAAAGTCCACCTAA